In the genome of Cryptococcus deuterogattii R265 chromosome 6, complete sequence, one region contains:
- a CDS encoding 60S ribosomal protein L1-A, producing MSKLQASSVRGSIRTVLDQSSLENHKEAGGKKRNFVETIELQIGLKNYDPQRDKRFSGTVKLPHVPRPRMSLCILADAMDVDRAKQLDEELPFMTVEDLKKLNKNKKLVKKLAQKYDAFLASEALIKQIPRLLGPGLSKAGKFPTPVSHSEDLARKINDVRSTIKFQLKKVLCLGVAIGHVNMTEDQVMQNVMLAINFLISLLKKQWQNIQSLTIKSTMGKPQRLF from the exons ATGTCCAAGCTCCAGGCATCAAGCGTGCGAGGGTCTATCAGGACCGTCCTCGACCAGTCCTCCCTCGAGAACCACAAGGAGGCTGGTGGTAAGAAGAGGAACTTCGTTGAGACCATCGAGCTCCAAATTGGTCTTAAGAACTACGACCCCCAGAGGGACAAGCGTTTC TCCGGTACCGTCAAGCTTCCTCACGTTCCCAGGCCTAGGATGTCTCTTTGTATCCTTGCCGACGCCATGGACGTTGACCG TGCCAAGCAGCTCGATGAGGAGCTCCCCTTCATGACCGTTGAGgacttgaagaagctcaacaagaacaagaagctCGTCAAGAAGCTCGCTCAGAAGTACGACGCTTTCCTTGCCTCTGAGGCCCTCATCAAGCAAATTCCCCGTTTGCTCGGTCCCGGTCTCTCCAAGGCGGGCAAGTTCCCTACCCCCGTCTCTCACTCTGAGGATCTCGCTCGAAAGATCAACGACGTCCGATCTACTATCAAGTTCCAGCTCAAGAAGGTTCTCTGTCTTGGTGTTGCCATCGGTCACGTCAACATGACCGAGGACCAGGTTATGCAGAACGTCATGCTCGCCATCAACTTCTTGATCTccctcttgaagaagcag TGGCAGAACATCCAGTCTCTTACCATCAAGTCCACCATGGGCAAGCCCCAGCGACTCTTCTAA
- a CDS encoding cytochrome c peroxidase encodes MASVKEGDYQALKEEIKKIMKQPAYDDGSAGPVLVRLAWHASGNFSLVEHNGGSNGAGMRFPPESVDPANAGLHHAISFLLPLQSANPWISHADLWTLAGVTAVEAMGGPQIPWEPGRGDYESEQAAADHRGDVSNRLPDGALGAAHIRDVFGRMGFSDQEIVALSGAHNLGRCHADRSGFDGPWVVNPTRFSNQYFKLLLRPIWKPRQWDGPFQYEAIVAGTRLMMLPTDMALIEDPAFRPWVEKYAADQNLFFKDFANAFGKLIELGVDRDDTGFARLTRKAAQEGKPLDKTAPPAGDGTCPVSGAVGGGVQRAGGGGGCPFMAMQNREAKL; translated from the exons ATGGCTTcagtgaaagaaggagactACCAAG CTctgaaggaggagatcaagaagattatGAAGCAGCCTGCGTATGACGATGGATCTGCTGGTCCCGTTTTGGTCAG ACTGGCTTGGCATGCCTCTGGAAACTTCAGTCTTGTGGAA CACAACGGAGGTTCTAACGG AGCTGGAATGAGATTTCCACCAGAA TCTGTTGACCCCGCCAATGCCGGTCTTCATCATGCCATatcattccttcttccacttcaaAGTGCCAATCCCTGGATCTCTCACGCAGACTTGTGGA CTCTGGCAGGAGTAACAGCTGTCGAGGCAATGGGCGGTCCGCAAATCCCCTGGGAACccggaagaggagattatGAATCTGAACAAGCCGCAGCAGACCATCGAGGTGATGTGTCCAACCGTTTACCGGATGGAGCTTTGGGCGCAGCCCACATTAGGGACGTGTTTGGGAGAATGGGGTTCTCAGACCAAGAAATTGTAGCGCTCAGCGGGGCTCATAATCTCG GGCGCTGCCATGCGGACCGAAGTGGTTTTGATGG ACCATGGGTGGTCAATCCTACCCGCTTCTCCAACCAATATTTCAaacttctccttcgtccCATTTGGAAACCCCGGCAGTGGGATGGACCATTCCA ATATGAAGCTATTGTGGCCGGCACAAGGCTTATGATGCTCCCAACAGAC ATGGCTCTCATTGAAGATCCAGCATTCCGTCCATGGGTCGAAAAATACGCCGCAGACCaaaatctcttcttcaaagatTTCGCCAATGCATTTGGTAAATTAATAG AGCTGGGAGTAGATAGGGATGACACAGGCTTTGCTCGACTGACCAGAAAGGCTGCTCAGGAGGGCAAGCCATTGGACAAGACTGCTCCTCCGGCCGGCGACGGAACTTGTCCCGTCTCTGGAGCAGTAGGCGGTGGAGTTCAAAgagctggtggtggtggtggttgtCCTTTCATGGCCATGCAGAACAGGGAGGCAAAGTTGTAA
- a CDS encoding ubiquitin-conjugating enzyme E2 13, giving the protein MSLPKRILKETERLMADSPPGISAAPKDDNLRHFDVTVAGPDSSPYEGGVFKLELFLPEEYPMNPPKVRFLTKIYHPNIDKLGRICLDILKDKWSPALQIRTVLLSIQALLGAPNPDDPLANDVAQNWKENQSAAIAQAREWTQKYAH; this is encoded by the exons ATGTCTTTACCCAAACGCATTCTCAAG GAGACTGAACGTCTCATGGCCGACTCTCCTCCCGGTATTTCCGCTGCTCCTAAAGATGACAATCTTCGACATTTTGACGTGACTGTTGCTGGTCCCGACTCTTCTCCATACGAAG GTGGTGTTTTCAAGCTTGAGTTGTTCTTGCCGGAAGAATATCCTATGAACCCTCCAAAGGTCCGATTCTTGACCAAGATATA TCACCCAAATATCG ACAAGCTCGGCCGAATTTGTCTTgacatcctcaaagacAAGTGGTCCCCTGCTCTTCAAATTCGAACTGTCCT CCTCTCTATTCAGGCTCTTCTTGGTGCTCCTAACCCCGATGACCCTCTGGCCAACGATGTTGCCCAGAACTGGAAGGAGAACCAGAGTGCTGCCATCGCCCAGGCCAGGGAATGGACTCAAAAATATGCTCATTAG
- a CDS encoding mRNA methyltransferase yields the protein MESPGRPPTPPLPIPTSSPGNRRKRDESILELNSLLARETAKSKLRRLAISTSRPPPLFNPLCPSTTLAACKQVRHGCNKAHFDPIQRPWTDSSLGFCSYLNLCYGDPMFTKNPSLGDGPGPRGGTKDCRYQHFQVTPSTIRYSQPLPEGYPSVMPGYLKKRILGYDDVQGQSKEVNVAQWINCDLRRFDYSLLGQFQVIVADPAWDIHMTLPYGTITDDEMRNMPIRSLQPDWGIFCLWVTGRAMELGRVVFAHWGYKRVDELVWVKTNQLQRLIRTGRTGHWLNHTCEHLLVGLKIPQDFPREAPIPWDTEPALRDLRKCVDTDVVVAEVRETSRKPEEVYGVIERLVPKGRKLELFGRKHNIRPGWVTLGNQLGDSQITEPDLYDRLVKTYPKQKFTFVPPKQSSL from the exons ATGGAGTCCCCTGGTCGCCCGCCaactcctcctctccccatccccacctcttctccaggCAATAGACGAA AACGGGACGAATCCATCCTCGAGCTGAACTCGCTTCTCGCCAGAGAGACGGCTAAAAGCAAATTGCGACGCTTAGCT ATATCTACTTCACGTCCACCACCCTTATTCAATCCGCTATGTCCATCAACGACACTCGCGGCATGTAAACAGGTGAGACATGGATGTAACAAG GCCCATTTTGATCCCATACAAAGACCATGGACAGACTCTTCCCTTGGTTTCTGCTC ATATCTGAACTTATGCTACGGCGACCCGATGTTCACTAAAAATCCTTCGCTGGGGGATGGTCCGGGCCCGCGAGGAGGGACCAAGGATTGCAGATACCAGCATTTCCAGGTTACCCCTTCCACTATTCGTTACAGTCAGCCTTTACCTGAAGGGTATCCCTCCGTCATGCCTGGCtatttgaagaagaggatacTTGGGTACGACGATGTACAAGGGCAGAGTAAGGAAGTGAATGTGGCGCAATGGATCAACTGTGATTTGAGGAGGTTCGATTATTCTCTCCTGGGACA ATTCCAAGTGATTGTTGCCGATCCTGCATGG GATATCCACATGACTCTTCCATACGGCACTATAACGGACGACGAGATGCGGAATATGCCTATCCGCTCTCTTCAGCCCGACTGGGGTATTTTTTGTCTATGGGTTACTGGAAGAGCGATGGAGTTAGGCAGAGTTGTATTTGCCCACTGGGGCTATAAACGAGTGGATGAACTGGTTTGGGTCAAGACAAACCAATTGCAAAGACTGATTAGGACAGGAAGAACAGGACATTGGTTAAA CCACACATGCGAGCATCTTCTTGTAGGCCTCAAAATTCCTCAGGACTTTCCACGTGAGGCACCTATCCCATGGGACACCGAACCCGCTCTTCGAGATCTGAGGAAATGTGTGGATACAGATGTGGTGGTTGCGGAAGTGAGAGAGACAAGCAGGAAGCCCGAGGAAGTCTATGGAGTTATTGAGCGATTGGTGCCGAAAGGTAGGAAGCTAG AACTGTTTGGAAGGAAACACAATATTAGGCCGGGATGGGTCACACTGGGTAATCAGC TCGGAGATTCTCAAATAACAGAGCCAGACTTGTACGACCGTCTTGTCAAGACGTATCCCAAACAGAAATTCACTTTCGTACCTCCAAAGCAATCGTCTTTGTAA
- a CDS encoding amidohydrolase — MPIQARNTASRLPYNPDIEKAPLNPHNNLPDYDDDRTKPRQLGSTRNDMRTVFFTGLGLFALALYVSQNVSFPFPSKPQPLPDFITKGMEQCKIISRPPPHFERFDNKREKNDRFVLGTKSVWLKNGTVWTGEDDGNEILQGVDLFLENGVIRKIGSALELDEILMGTEYDEVELGGAWVTPGIVDTHSHMGLDSAPGLKGSSDTNSHRGNTQPWLRSFDGFNTHDLAFNLSISGGITTMLVLPGSIGGQAAAFKPRWTYENTPQSMQVEPPFMIDSSGNGTWQRTHSWRHIKHACGENPARVYGAKRMDAAYDFRKAYAEGKKLKDAQDRWCADPKSQREPFPTSLEYEVLADVIRGNVKVNIHCYETTDLNTLVRISNEYEFPIAAFHHAHEVYLVPDLLKQAWGPVPPAVAIFATNARYKREAYRGTEFAPKILADNGLSVIMKSDHPVLDSRYLVYEASQAHYYGLNFSHSLGAVTTHPAKAMGLDHRLGYIRKGYDADLVVWDSFPLTLGATPKQTYIDGIPQILKPHVVEKPAEAQEIFPEGKWDDEIAEAIITRGDPDRRPKKSAKNILFQGVTSFHLETDKFDLSLLEQGKKGDVVVKSGEITCVGKCAVEEDLDFEIIDLKGGAIAPGMISVGSYLGLMEIRQEKSTTDGKAYDPLQDAGEYTNGMLVHAVDGAQFGGKDELLAYSSGVTTIVAYPISSSFISGLSFSFSPSAPHPLARHAIQNPSAALHLSLENTPTSISSKIAILRRLLLGEIEGHTEVVQAFRKVANGELRLVVEVSSADAISALVRLKREVGRKLKITILGGHESWLIAEDLADENIGVIVAPARSYPEEWDQRRIIPGPPLSNHTLPSYLVSHGVKVGLGIVEEWQARNTRYDVAWVYANSPETFSKSSALALVSNNLEELLGLNDNANALRESEKAWFAYEGDLFGFEGRVRGVRGYAKDEVDLF; from the exons ATGCCCATACAGGCGAGGAATACAGCTTCTCGCCTCCCATACAACCCGGACATTGAGAAAGCGCCCCTCAACCCCCACAACAATCTTCCAGACTATGACGATGACCGTACAAAACCGCGCCAGCTTGGTTCGACGAGGAACGACATGCGTactgtcttcttcaccggCTTGGGTTTGTTCGCTCTCGCTCTCTACGTGAGCCAGAATGtatccttccccttccctaGTAAGCCCCAGCCCTTACCCGACTTCATTACAAAAGGTATGGAGCAATGTAAGATTATTTCTAGACCCCCTCCACACTTTGAGCGATTTGACAACAAGCGAGAGAAGAACGATAGGTTCGTCCTTGGAACAAAATCCGTATGGCTTAAGAATGGAACTGTCTGGACcggtgaagatgatggaaatgaaatccTACAGGGCGTAGACCTATTTTTGGAGAACGGTGTAATTCGAAAGATCGGGTCTGCGCTCGAGTTAGATGAGATATTGATGGGTACTGAGTACGACGAGGTTGAACTGGGTGGAGCTTGGGTCACTCCAG GTATCGTGGACACCCACTCTCACATGGGCCTTGACTCCGCCCCTGGTCTCAAGGGCTCTTCCGATACCAATTCTCACCGAGGCAACACCCAACCTTGGCTGAGATCGTTCGACGGGTTTAACACTCATGACCTTGCTTTCAATTTGTCCATTTCCGGTGGTATTACGACAATGCTCGTTTTGCCGG GGTCTATCGGTGGACAAGCTGCAGCCTTCAAGCCCCGATGGACTTATGAGAACACTCCTCAAAGCATGCAAGTAGAGCCACCCTTCATGATTGACTCCTCTGGTAACGGCACCTGGCAACGCACTCATTCCTGGCGGCATATCAAGCACGCATGTGGTGAAAATCCTGCTCGCGTCTACGGCGCCAAGCGTATGGATGCTGCCTACGACTTCCGAAAAGCCTATgcagaaggcaagaagctcaaggacGCCCAAGACAGATGGTGTGCCGACCCTAAGAGCCAGAGAGAACCCTTCCCTACCAGCCTCGAATACGAAGTTCTGGCTGATGTCATCCGGGGCAACGTAAAGGTTAACATCCACTGTTATGAGACCACTGACCTCAATACTCTTGTACGAATCTCTAACGAATATGAATTCCCCATCGCAGCATTCCACCACGCGCACGAAGTGTACCTCGTACCTGACCTGCTCAAGCAAGCTTGGGGTCCTGTCCCTCCTGCTGTGGCAATCTTCGCTACCAACGCCAGGTACAAGCGAGAGGCTTACCGGGGCACTGAGTTTGCCCCCAAGATTCTTGCTGACAATGGCTTATCTGTTATCATGAAGTCAGATCACCCTGTTCTCGACTCGCGTTACCTCGTCTATGAAGCCTCCCAAGCCCACTACTATGGCTTGAACTTCTCCCACTCTCTTGGAGCCGTTACCACCCATCCCGCCAAGGCAATGGGTCTTGACCATCGTCTTGGCTATATTCGCAAAGGTTACGACGCCGATTTAGTCGTCTGGGACTCATTCCCTCTCACGTTAGGAGCTACTCCTAAGCAGACTTACATCGATGGCATTCCTCAAATACTCAAACCTCATGTGGTGGAAAAGCCTGCTGAGGCACAAGAGATCTTCCCTGAAGGCAAGTGGGATGACGAGATTGCCGAGGCTATCATTACCCGTGGTGACCCCGACAGGCGCCCAAAGAAGTCCGCAAAGAATATTCTTTTCCAAGGTGTCACATCTTTCCACCTCGAGACTGACAAGTTTGATCTTTCCCTATTAGAGCagggcaagaagggcgaTGTCGTAGTCAAGAGCGGAGAGATAACTTGCGTTGGCAAATGTgctgtggaagaagatttggaCTTTGAGATCATCGATCTGAAAGGCGGTGCCATTGCACCTGGTATGATTAGTGTCGGAAGCTATCTCGGTTTAATGGAGATCAGGCAAGAGAAGTCCACTACTGACGGA AAAGCATATGATCCCTTGCAGGACGCGGGGGAGTACACTAACGGTATGTTGGTGCACGCTGTCGATGGTGCTCAGTTCGGCGGCAAGGACGAGCT CCTGGCCTACAGCTCCGGTGTGACTACCATCGTCGCCTACCctatctcctcctcctttatCTCtggcctttccttctctttctctccgtCTGCCCCCCACCCTCTCGCCCGGCATGCCATCCAGAACCCTTCCGCAGCGCTTCACCTTTCTCTGGAGAACACCCctacatccatctcttcaaagaTTGCCATCCTTCGACGTCTCTTGCTTGGCGAAATTGAGGGGCACACTGAAGTGGTACAGGCGTTCAGGAAAGTGGCGAATGGAGAACTGAGGTTGGTCGTGGAAGTCTCTTCTGCCGATGCGATAAGTGCGCTggtgaggttgaagagggaagtggGAAGGAAGCTTAAGATTACCATTTTGGGAGGACACGAGTCTTGGCTT ATTGCCGAAGACCTTGCCGACGAAAACATTGGTGTCATCGTCGCTCCCGCAAGATCCTATCCTGAGGAATGGGACCAGCGTCGTATCATTCCTGgtcctcctctctcaaatcacactcttccatcatacCTTGTTTCTCACGGTGTA AAAGTTGGCCTTGGTATCGTTGAGGAATGGCAAGCGCGCAACACGCGATACGACGTTGCGTGGGTTTACGCCAATTCTCCTGAAACCTTCTCCAAGTCTTCGGCATTGGCTCTTGTGTCCAACAATCTTGAAGAGTTGTTAGGGCTTAATGATAACGCCAATGCTCTGCGAGAAAGTGAGAAGGCTTGGTTTGCGTACGAGGGCGACTTGTTTGGATTTGAAGGGCGTGTGAGGGGTGTCCGTGGGTACGCgaaggatgaagtggaTTTGTTTTAG
- a CDS encoding glucose repression regulatory protein TUP1 — protein MQPPAIYNHHRLPPTGTPSQPSVLAQPSTARLNELFDLIRQEYETLGTDGNIWKQQRDEYEAKVQSQINELGMIRQSLYELEANHAKIRQEYETEIARLRRELESRGGPSSSAPSGTAAALNNPSPPSELPRPGEDRPSFGMALPGPTLNGLDAGRSRSPYPNPTAGPPILRPPSSADRDRERRVTRPPQFNAPPSPPVHLSDLDPDNVSRELRKEGSDWQAMWSSQMRKQLDVTLVHTLEHETVVCCVKFSNDGKYLATGCNRTAQIYDVKTGARVSILQDELANRTGDLYIRSICFSPDGKFLATGAEDRQIRIWDLKQRRICHLLQGHMQEIYSLDFSRDGRFLVSGSGDKSARIWDVEKGTCVFNLQIEDFIHNEHGPIDAGITSVALSPDGKLVAAGSLDTMVRVWNVSTGQQVERLKGHKDSVYSVAFSPDGKCLVSGSLDRTLRIWDLTGTKREVESLPPGKEAQKNLGTCQSTLNGHKDYVLSVAISPDGQWVVSGSKDRSIQFWHISTGQAQLMLQGHKNSVISIDLARSGGYLASGSGDCMARIWKYEPIPGRD, from the exons ATGCAGCCACCAGCAATATACAAC CATCACCGTCTCCCACCAACAGGCACGCCATCACAACCCAGCGTCCTCGCGCAACCATCCACTGCAAGATTAAATGAGCTATTCGATCTCATCAGACAAGAGTACGAGACTTTGGGTACGGATGGCAATATTTGGAAACAGCAAAGGGACGAGTACGAGGCGAAGG TGCAGTCACAAATTAATGAGCTGGGAATGATCAGGCAATCGCTCTACGAACTCGAGGCTAATCATGCCAAGATTCGTCAAGA GTACGAAACGGAAATCGCAAGATTGAGACGTGAACTTGAGAGTCGTGGTGGACCTAGTTCTTCAGCGCCTTCTGGAACCGCGGCTGCCCTTAAcaatccttctccaccctcAGAATTGCCTCGGCCTGGTGAAGATAGACCGTCGTTCGGTATGGCCTTGCCCGGCCCTACTCTCAATGGCTTAGATGCCGGTCGAT CCCGCTCACCATACCCTAACCCCACCGCTGGCCCTCCTATCCTCCGTCCCCCTTCCTCAGCAGACCGTGACCGTGAAAGGCGCGTCACACGTCCACCTCAATTCAACgcccctccttccccacccGTCCATTTGTCCGACCTTGATCCCGATAATGTATCGAGAGAACTGAGAAAAGAGGGCTCGGATTGGCAGGCAATGTGGAGTAGTCAGATGAGAAAGCAGTTGGATGTGACTTTGGTGCATACGCTCGAACATGAGAC TGTGGTCTGCTGTGTCAAGTTCTCGAACGATGGAAAATACCTTGCCACAGGATGTAACAGGACCGCGCAGATCTACGATGTCAAGACTGGCGCACGAGTCTC GATCCTCCAAGATGAATTAGCCAATCGCACTGGCGACCTGTATATCCGAAGCATATGTTTCTCTCCTGATGGCAAATTTCTCGCCACCGGCGCTGAGGACCGACAGATTCGA ATTTGGGATCTTAAGCAACGACGTATTTGccaccttctccaaggTCACATGCAAGAAATCTACTCCCTCGATTTCTCCCGTGATGGTCGATTCCTTGTTTCTGGTTCTGGTGACAAGTCTGCTAGGATCTGGGATGTCGAAAAGGGCACTTGTGTGTTCAACTTACAGATTGAAGACTTTATCCACAATGAACATGGGCCAATCGATGCGGGTATTACTTCTGTTGCTT TGTCTCCCGATGGGAAACTTGTCGCTGCAGGATCTTTGGACACGATGGTCCGGGTATGGAATGTCTCTACAGGTCAGCAGGTTGAGCGATTGAAGGGTCACAAGGATTCGGTATACAG TGTTGCATTCTCTCCGGATGGAAAATGTCTTGTTTCCGGTTCTTTGGACAGGACTTTGAGAATTTGGGACCTGACTGGTACAAAGCGAGAGGTGGAGtcccttcctccaggaAAGGAGGCGCAGAAGAATTTGGGTACTTGTCAATCGACTCTCAATGGACACAAG GACTATGTTCTCTCCGTCGCCATCTCACCTGATGGCCAGTGGGTCGTCTCCGGTTCGAAAGACCGTTCCATTCAATTCTGGCACATCTCCACCGGTCAAGCCCAACTTATGCTCCAAGGCCACAAGAACTCTGTCATTTCTATCGATCTCGCGAGGAGCGGAGGGTATCTTGCGAGTGGAAGTGGTGATTGCATGGCGAGGATTTGGAAGTACGAGCCCATTCCTGGGAGAGATTAA